A portion of the Cryptomeria japonica chromosome 5, Sugi_1.0, whole genome shotgun sequence genome contains these proteins:
- the LOC131079364 gene encoding homeobox-leucine zipper protein HAT22, with amino-acid sequence MEGCDAELGLRLSIGLGTNYDDGLSSSSPVRGIISMKREREDGVTEEELGGSRVSDEEGNSTRKKLRLSKEQSALLEESFKQNSTLNPMQKQDLANQLNLRPRQVEVWFQNRRARTKLKQTEVDCEFLKKCYESLTEENRRLQKELAEMRALKLTTASSIYMQSPTPTLSMCPSCERVVGADKNGTSPHLPKQHFFPSYRNTPTAS; translated from the exons ATGGAGGGTTGTGATGCAGAGCTTGGTTTAAGATTGAGTATTGGTCTAGGAACAAACTATGATGATGGGCTTAGTTCTTCTTCCCCGGTGAGGGGAATCATAAGTATGAAAAGAGAAAGGGAGGATGGTGTTACAGAGGAGGAATTGGGTGGTTCTAGGGTTAGCGATGAAGAGGGAAATAGTACCAGGAAGAAGCTTAGATTGTCAAAAGAACAGTCTGCTCTTTTGGAGGAAAGTTTCAAACAGAACAGTACTCTGAATCCT ATGCAAAAGCAAGACCTTGCCAATCAACTCAATCTCCGCCCTAGGCAAGTTGAAGTCTGGTTTCAAAACAGGAGGGCAAG GACCAAGCTCAAGCAAACAGAAGTTGACTGTGAATTCTTGAAGAAATGCTATGAGTCATTAACTGAGGAGAACAGAAGACTGCAGAAAGAATTAGCAGAAATGAGGGCTCTGAAATTGACAACAGCCTCTTCAATATACATGCAATCACCTACACCAACATTAAGCATGTGTCCTTCCTGTGAGAGAGTTGTGGGTGCAGATAAAAATGGGACTTCTCCCCACTTGCCAAAACAACACTTCTTCCCTTCTTATAGGAATACTCCCACAGCCTCATGA